The proteins below come from a single Serpentinimonas raichei genomic window:
- the paaI gene encoding hydroxyphenylacetyl-CoA thioesterase PaaI, producing MSDDPMSDPICDSAHPSAPDPAQQLAQDCAASMWARDHAAQALGMRLHAVGPGCASLGMVVRPDMVNGHRICHGGLIFTLADTAFAYACNSSNANTVASACQIDFLAPARLGDELEAQAQERALSGRSGVYDVTVRLRGGGTVALFRGKSHRVQGAVIELPQSA from the coding sequence ATGAGCGACGACCCCATGAGCGATCCGATTTGCGATTCAGCGCACCCCAGCGCACCCGACCCGGCGCAGCAACTGGCGCAAGACTGCGCCGCGTCCATGTGGGCGCGCGACCACGCTGCGCAGGCGCTGGGCATGCGCCTGCACGCCGTTGGGCCGGGCTGCGCCAGCCTGGGCATGGTGGTGCGCCCCGACATGGTCAACGGGCACCGCATCTGCCACGGCGGCCTGATCTTCACCTTGGCCGATACCGCCTTCGCCTACGCCTGCAACAGCAGCAACGCCAACACCGTGGCCTCGGCCTGCCAGATCGACTTCCTAGCCCCGGCGCGCCTGGGCGACGAGCTCGAAGCCCAAGCGCAGGAGCGCGCCCTGAGCGGGCGCAGCGGCGTCTATGACGTGACGGTGCGCCTGCGCGGCGGTGGCACCGTGGCCTTGTTCCGGGGCAAGAGCCACCGGGTGCAGGGTGCCGTGATCGAGCTGCCCCAATCTGCCTGA
- the paaX gene encoding phenylacetic acid degradation operon negative regulatory protein PaaX, which yields MLTPSATSACGQRLEAFRQLGRMRAGSLIITCFGDLLLPRGGRIWLGSLIALLQPLGLSERLVRTAVYRLVKDEWLATEASGRRSDYFLTQTGRQRFEEAAEQIYAPAAPDWDGHWRWVQVVGEMGSGPREAVRRALYWQGFGELGRGSFVHPGADWEQVRLALRSDGLGPWLPALLPLQATHARMQGSADDAALVQRAWPLAALAAGYLDFVQRYQPILAECQWAQSGGGTDATALQLRLLLLHDYRRLLLRDPQLPAALLPPDWPGQQARSLCQALYLHLLPASERHLDTHLQLADGTLPTASARLQQRFAAARAPL from the coding sequence ATGTTGACTCCCAGTGCCACCTCGGCTTGCGGGCAGCGCCTGGAGGCTTTTCGCCAACTCGGGCGCATGCGCGCAGGCTCGCTCATCATCACCTGTTTTGGCGACCTCTTGCTGCCGCGCGGCGGCCGCATTTGGCTCGGCAGCCTGATCGCGCTGCTGCAGCCGCTGGGCCTGAGCGAGCGGCTGGTGCGCACGGCGGTGTACCGCTTGGTCAAGGACGAATGGCTGGCGACCGAAGCCAGTGGGCGGCGCAGCGACTATTTCCTCACCCAAACCGGGCGCCAGCGCTTTGAGGAGGCGGCCGAGCAGATCTACGCCCCGGCGGCGCCGGACTGGGACGGCCACTGGCGCTGGGTGCAGGTAGTGGGTGAAATGGGCAGTGGCCCGCGCGAGGCCGTGCGCCGCGCCCTGTATTGGCAAGGCTTTGGCGAACTGGGCCGGGGCAGCTTCGTACACCCCGGTGCCGACTGGGAGCAGGTGCGGCTGGCGTTGCGCAGCGACGGCCTAGGCCCGTGGCTGCCCGCCCTGCTGCCTTTGCAGGCCACGCACGCTCGAATGCAAGGCAGCGCCGACGACGCCGCGCTGGTGCAGCGCGCTTGGCCGCTGGCGGCGCTGGCGGCGGGTTACCTGGATTTCGTGCAGCGCTACCAGCCCATACTGGCCGAGTGCCAGTGGGCGCAGTCGGGTGGCGGCACCGACGCCACCGCGCTGCAACTGCGCCTGCTGCTGCTGCACGACTACCGGCGCCTGCTGCTGCGCGACCCGCAACTGCCCGCCGCGCTGCTGCCGCCCGACTGGCCAGGCCAGCAAGCGCGCAGCCTCTGCCAGGCCCTGTACCTGCACTTGCTGCCCGCCTCCGAGCGCCATCTGGACACCCACTTGCAACTGGCCGACGGCACCCTGCCCACAGCCAGCGCGCGGTTGCAGCAGCGCTTTGCGGCCGCGCGCGCGCCTCTCTGA
- a CDS encoding sulfate/molybdate ABC transporter ATP-binding protein — MSIEIRQVSKHFGNFHALKNIDLDIESGELLALLGPSGCGKTTLLRIIAGLETPEHGHILFSGQDTTDVHVRERNVGFVFQHYALFRHMTVFENVAFGMRVKPRRERPSEAQIKERVHELLGLVQLDWLADRYPSQLSGGQRQRIALARALAVQPRVLLLDEPFGALDAKVRKELRRWLRRLHDELQVTSIFVTHDQEEALEVADRVVLMNQGRIEQVGTPQQVWEHPASPFVYGFLGDVNLFHGRAHEGQLHLEGVAIDTPEHALARDAQAFAYVRPHDLEVERWRPGAVGIAAELQRLIVVGPIARLELLPLDAEAPDGHDPLIEAQIPAERLRELGLKEGDRVLLSPKKARVFLQPQPA, encoded by the coding sequence ATGAGCATCGAAATCCGCCAAGTCTCCAAGCATTTCGGCAACTTTCACGCGCTGAAAAACATCGACCTCGACATCGAATCGGGCGAGCTGCTGGCGCTGCTGGGCCCCTCGGGCTGCGGCAAAACCACGCTGCTGCGCATCATCGCCGGGCTGGAAACGCCCGAGCATGGGCACATTCTGTTCAGCGGCCAAGACACCACCGACGTGCACGTGCGCGAGCGCAACGTGGGCTTCGTGTTCCAGCACTACGCGCTGTTTCGGCACATGACGGTGTTCGAGAACGTGGCCTTTGGGATGCGCGTGAAACCCCGGCGCGAGCGCCCGAGCGAGGCCCAGATCAAGGAGCGCGTACACGAGCTGCTGGGGCTGGTGCAGCTCGACTGGCTGGCGGATCGCTACCCTTCGCAGCTCTCGGGTGGGCAGCGCCAACGCATTGCGCTTGCGCGCGCGCTGGCGGTGCAGCCGCGCGTGCTGCTGCTCGACGAGCCCTTTGGCGCGCTCGATGCCAAGGTGCGCAAGGAGCTGCGGCGCTGGCTGCGCCGCCTGCACGACGAGCTGCAGGTGACCAGCATCTTCGTCACCCACGACCAGGAGGAGGCGCTGGAAGTGGCCGACCGCGTGGTGCTGATGAACCAGGGCCGCATAGAGCAGGTGGGCACGCCGCAGCAGGTGTGGGAGCACCCGGCCAGCCCCTTCGTCTATGGTTTTTTGGGCGACGTGAACCTGTTTCACGGCCGCGCCCACGAGGGCCAGTTGCACCTCGAAGGGGTGGCGATCGACACGCCCGAGCACGCGCTGGCGCGGGACGCGCAAGCCTTTGCCTACGTGCGCCCGCACGACCTGGAGGTGGAGCGCTGGCGCCCCGGCGCGGTGGGGATTGCGGCCGAGTTGCAGCGCCTGATCGTGGTGGGGCCGATTGCGCGGCTGGAGCTGCTGCCGCTGGACGCCGAAGCCCCCGACGGGCACGACCCGCTGATCGAGGCCCAGATACCGGCCGAGCGGCTGCGCGAGCTCGGCCTCAAAGAAGGCGACCGGGTGCTGCTCTCGCCCAAGAAGGCGCGCGTGTTTTTGCAGCCGCAGCCGGCCTGA
- the cysW gene encoding sulfate ABC transporter permease subunit CysW, with translation MSAAVGRSGRVGVRQGEAPWVRRLLIGLALGFMFLFLVLPLLAVFTEALRLGWGAYFEALRDPYAMSAIRLTLLVAAITVPLSLVFGVAAAWAVAKFEFWGKSFLTTLIDLPFSVSPVVAGLIYVLVFGAQGWFGPWLDERGIQIIFAVPGIVLATLFITFPFIARELIPLMQAQGTDEEQAALVLGASGWQTFWRVTMPNIKWGLIYGVILCNARAMGEFGAVSVVSGHIRGQTNTMPLHVEVLYNEFQSVAAFAVASLLALLALVTLVIKSVSEWRMEREMKALDAMAPERPGAAAGSSSPSWAGRPV, from the coding sequence GTGAGCGCCGCCGTCGGGCGCTCCGGGCGCGTCGGCGTGCGCCAGGGCGAGGCGCCCTGGGTGCGGCGCTTGCTGATCGGGCTGGCGCTGGGCTTTATGTTCCTGTTCCTGGTGTTGCCGCTGCTGGCGGTGTTCACCGAGGCGCTGCGGCTGGGCTGGGGCGCCTACTTCGAGGCCCTGCGCGACCCCTACGCCATGTCGGCCATTCGGCTCACGCTGCTGGTGGCCGCCATCACGGTGCCGCTGAGCCTGGTGTTTGGGGTGGCGGCGGCGTGGGCGGTGGCCAAGTTCGAGTTCTGGGGCAAGTCTTTCCTGACCACTTTGATCGACCTGCCGTTCTCGGTCTCGCCGGTGGTGGCGGGTTTGATCTATGTGCTGGTGTTTGGCGCCCAGGGCTGGTTCGGGCCGTGGCTGGACGAGCGCGGCATCCAGATCATCTTTGCCGTGCCGGGCATCGTGCTGGCCACGCTGTTCATCACCTTCCCCTTCATTGCGCGCGAGCTGATTCCGCTCATGCAGGCGCAGGGCACCGATGAGGAGCAAGCGGCGCTGGTGCTCGGGGCCAGCGGCTGGCAGACTTTCTGGCGCGTGACCATGCCCAACATCAAGTGGGGCCTGATCTACGGCGTGATTCTGTGCAACGCGCGCGCCATGGGCGAGTTCGGCGCGGTGTCGGTGGTCTCGGGCCATATTCGCGGCCAGACCAACACCATGCCGCTGCACGTGGAGGTGCTGTACAACGAATTCCAGTCGGTGGCGGCCTTTGCCGTGGCCTCGCTGCTGGCGCTGCTGGCGCTGGTGACGCTGGTGATCAAGTCGGTCTCGGAGTGGCGCATGGAGCGCGAAATGAAGGCCCTCGACGCCATGGCGCCCGAGCGCCCCGGCGCTGCCGCCGGTTCCAGCAGCCCCTCTTGGGCCGGCCGTCCGGTCTGA
- the cysT gene encoding sulfate ABC transporter permease subunit CysT: MATASTLVLEGTAAPGGRKPSAPQARPKQRAVKRVLPGFHLALGYTVFYLSLIVLIPLAALILKTFEMSWAEFWEAATTPRALAAYRLSFGAALLAALFNLVFGLLLAWVLVRYTFPGKKIVDALVDLPFALPTAVAGIALAAILAGNGWIGQFFEPLGIQLAFNPTGVVIALIFVGLPFVVRTVQPVLQDAERELEEAAQCLGATRLQIFWRVILPTIIPALMTGFAMAFARGVGEFGSVIFIAGNIPMVSEIVPLVIIGRLEAFDYQGAVALASVMLLFSFVMLLAINALQGWQRSRAGGGL, from the coding sequence ATGGCTACCGCATCCACACTGGTGCTCGAGGGCACGGCAGCGCCCGGTGGGCGCAAACCCAGCGCGCCGCAGGCCAGACCGAAGCAGCGCGCGGTCAAGCGCGTGTTGCCCGGTTTTCACCTGGCGCTGGGCTACACGGTTTTCTACCTCAGCCTGATCGTGCTGATTCCGCTGGCGGCGCTGATACTCAAAACCTTCGAGATGAGTTGGGCCGAGTTCTGGGAGGCCGCGACCACGCCGCGTGCGCTGGCGGCGTACCGGCTCTCGTTCGGGGCGGCGCTGCTGGCGGCGCTGTTCAACCTGGTGTTTGGGCTGCTGCTGGCCTGGGTGCTGGTGCGCTACACCTTCCCCGGCAAAAAGATCGTCGATGCGCTGGTGGACCTGCCCTTTGCCCTGCCGACGGCGGTGGCGGGCATTGCGCTGGCCGCGATTTTGGCTGGCAACGGCTGGATCGGGCAGTTCTTTGAGCCGCTGGGCATCCAGCTCGCCTTCAACCCGACCGGGGTGGTGATCGCGCTCATCTTCGTCGGCCTGCCCTTTGTGGTGCGCACGGTGCAACCGGTGCTGCAAGACGCCGAGCGCGAGCTCGAAGAAGCGGCGCAGTGCCTGGGTGCCACGCGCTTGCAGATTTTTTGGCGCGTGATCCTGCCGACCATCATCCCGGCGCTCATGACGGGTTTTGCCATGGCCTTTGCGCGCGGGGTCGGGGAGTTTGGCTCGGTGATTTTTATCGCCGGCAACATCCCCATGGTGTCGGAGATCGTGCCGTTGGTGATCATTGGCCGCCTGGAAGCCTTTGACTACCAGGGCGCGGTGGCGCTGGCTTCGGTGATGCTGCTGTTTTCCTTCGTCATGCTGCTGGCGATCAACGCCTTGCAAGGCTGGCAGCGCAGCCGCGCCGGAGGTGGCCTGTGA
- a CDS encoding sulfate ABC transporter substrate-binding protein, protein MKPSLRGLLAVFALLTLLFSPWALAQGTLLNVSFDVSREFYREINAAFVAQQQQRGAPELRIDMSHAGSSAQARSVADGLHADVVSMNTVTDIEFLASRGVVAADWRQRFPHQAVPTTSTMLFLVRQGNPKNIRDWSDLVRPGVQVVVVNPKTGGNGRMAYLAAWGYVRSKGGSDADAAAFVRQLYRNVPVLARGGRDATGVFLQRNIGDVLVTFESEVISVEREFGVGHVDVVHPSVSLLTENPVALVERTVNQRGSRELATAYLNFLYSEQGQEIAARHHFRPRNPEVLRRHAQTLRPIRLFTVEQYFGSWAEAQRVHFNDGGTFDQIFEARR, encoded by the coding sequence ATGAAACCCAGTCTGCGTGGCCTGTTGGCCGTATTTGCCCTTTTGACCCTGCTGTTTAGCCCGTGGGCGCTGGCCCAGGGCACTTTGCTCAACGTCTCGTTCGATGTCTCGCGCGAGTTCTACCGCGAGATCAACGCCGCCTTCGTGGCGCAGCAGCAGCAGCGCGGCGCACCGGAGCTGCGCATCGACATGTCGCACGCCGGCTCCAGTGCGCAGGCGCGTTCCGTGGCCGACGGGCTGCACGCCGATGTGGTGAGCATGAACACCGTCACCGATATCGAATTTTTGGCCAGCCGCGGCGTGGTGGCGGCCGACTGGCGCCAGCGCTTCCCGCACCAAGCGGTGCCGACCACTTCGACCATGCTGTTTTTGGTGCGCCAAGGCAACCCGAAGAACATCCGCGACTGGAGCGACCTGGTCCGCCCTGGGGTGCAGGTGGTGGTGGTCAACCCCAAAACCGGCGGCAACGGCCGCATGGCTTACTTGGCCGCATGGGGCTACGTGCGCAGCAAAGGCGGCTCCGACGCCGATGCCGCCGCCTTCGTGCGCCAGCTCTACCGCAACGTGCCGGTGCTGGCGCGCGGCGGGCGCGACGCGACCGGGGTCTTTTTGCAGCGCAACATCGGCGACGTGCTGGTGACCTTCGAGTCTGAAGTGATTTCGGTTGAGCGCGAGTTTGGCGTCGGGCATGTGGATGTGGTGCACCCGAGCGTGAGCTTGCTCACAGAAAACCCGGTGGCGCTGGTGGAGCGCACCGTGAACCAGCGCGGCTCGCGCGAACTGGCCACGGCCTACCTGAACTTCCTCTACAGCGAGCAGGGGCAGGAAATCGCAGCGCGGCACCACTTCCGCCCGCGCAACCCCGAGGTGCTGCGCCGCCACGCCCAGACCCTGCGCCCGATCCGGCTCTTTACCGTGGAGCAGTATTTCGGCTCTTGGGCCGAGGCACAGCGGGTGCATTTCAACGACGGCGGCACCTTCGACCAAATTTTTGAGGCGCGACGCTAA
- the mntA gene encoding type VII toxin-antitoxin system MntA family adenylyltransferase antitoxin, which yields MNRPTIVATLRERLPDLLAIYAFGSRIQGTAGPQSDLDLAVLVAGYADPLALFDLAGDLADVAGCPVDLLDLRAASTVLQHQILVTGQRWWALDAQAALFEAAMLSEKTALDEARAGLLADILQRGTVYAR from the coding sequence ATGAACCGCCCAACCATCGTTGCAACCCTGCGCGAGCGCCTGCCCGATCTGCTGGCCATCTATGCCTTTGGCAGCCGCATCCAAGGCACCGCCGGACCGCAGAGCGATCTGGACTTGGCGGTGCTGGTTGCGGGCTACGCCGACCCCTTGGCTTTGTTCGATCTGGCGGGCGATTTGGCCGATGTGGCGGGCTGCCCGGTCGATCTGCTGGACCTGCGCGCCGCCTCGACTGTGTTGCAACACCAGATTCTTGTCACCGGCCAGCGCTGGTGGGCGCTGGATGCCCAAGCCGCCCTGTTCGAGGCCGCCATGCTGAGCGAAAAAACCGCACTCGACGAGGCCCGCGCCGGGCTGCTGGCCGACATCCTGCAAAGGGGAACCGTTTATGCACGATGA
- the hepT gene encoding type VII toxin-antitoxin system HepT family RNase toxin produces MHDEVLLNKAATIERCVARARQEYAANPSGFGTDTTRQDAAILNIQRACEAALDMGQHLIRREQLGLPQSARDVFTLLAQGGWITAELADGLKRMVGFRNIAVHDYQALQLPITVRIIEQHLDEFLHYSQALLQRDAAPPAR; encoded by the coding sequence ATGCACGATGAGGTGTTGCTCAACAAGGCCGCCACCATCGAGCGCTGCGTGGCGCGGGCGCGCCAAGAGTACGCGGCCAACCCGAGCGGGTTTGGCACCGACACCACGCGCCAAGATGCCGCCATTTTGAACATCCAGCGCGCCTGCGAGGCCGCCCTAGACATGGGACAGCACCTGATCCGGCGCGAGCAACTGGGCCTGCCGCAAAGCGCTCGCGACGTGTTCACCCTGCTGGCACAGGGCGGCTGGATCACAGCCGAACTGGCTGATGGCCTCAAGCGCATGGTGGGGTTTCGCAACATTGCGGTGCACGACTACCAAGCCCTGCAACTGCCGATCACGGTGCGCATCATCGAACAACATCTCGATGAATTCCTGCACTACAGCCAGGCTCTGCTGCAGCGCGACGCCGCCCCGCCCGCACGCTAA
- a CDS encoding sulfate ABC transporter substrate-binding protein gives MPNRRRLLHLLGASALGPAAFSLASASTPSAPLTLLNVSYDPTRELYADYNPLFGQHWRERTGQVLTFQQAHGGSGRQARAIIDGLAADVATLALAADIDALHHNGNWVPRDWQRRLPHNSTPYTSTIIFVVRSGNPKNIRDWGDLVRPDVRVVTPNPKSSGGARWNYLAAWEFARRQSGSVAGARDFVTRLYRNVPVLDVGARGAATSFAQRNQGDVLLAWENEAHLLEKEFGQRVDFVYPSISILAEPPVTVVDRNVERKGSRAAAQAYLEHLYSEAGQDLVGKHFYRPRSAAALAKYAHQFPALTLFTIDEAFGGWTNATRVHFAEGALFDQIFTLRR, from the coding sequence ATGCCCAACCGCCGCCGCTTGCTGCACCTGCTGGGTGCCAGCGCCCTAGGCCCCGCCGCTTTCAGCCTGGCCAGCGCCTCCACCCCAAGCGCGCCGCTCACGCTGCTCAACGTCTCTTACGACCCCACGCGCGAACTCTACGCCGACTACAACCCGCTCTTCGGCCAGCATTGGCGCGAGCGCACCGGCCAAGTGCTGACTTTTCAGCAGGCGCACGGCGGCTCGGGGCGGCAAGCGCGCGCCATCATCGACGGGCTGGCCGCCGACGTGGCCACGCTGGCGCTGGCGGCCGACATCGATGCCTTGCACCACAACGGCAACTGGGTGCCGCGCGACTGGCAGCGCCGCCTGCCGCACAACAGCACCCCCTACACCTCGACCATCATCTTCGTGGTGCGCAGCGGCAACCCGAAAAACATCCGCGACTGGGGCGACCTCGTGCGCCCGGATGTGCGCGTGGTCACGCCCAACCCCAAAAGCTCGGGCGGGGCGCGCTGGAACTACCTGGCGGCGTGGGAATTTGCGCGCCGCCAAAGCGGCAGCGTGGCCGGGGCGCGGGATTTCGTGACGCGCCTATACCGCAACGTGCCGGTGCTGGATGTGGGCGCACGCGGTGCGGCCACCAGCTTTGCCCAGCGCAACCAGGGCGACGTGCTGCTGGCGTGGGAGAACGAGGCCCACTTGCTGGAAAAAGAATTTGGGCAGCGGGTCGATTTCGTTTACCCCAGCATCAGCATCTTGGCCGAGCCCCCGGTCACGGTGGTGGACCGCAACGTGGAGCGCAAAGGCAGCCGCGCCGCAGCCCAAGCCTACTTGGAACACCTCTACAGCGAAGCCGGGCAAGACTTGGTCGGCAAACACTTCTACCGCCCGCGCTCGGCCGCCGCGCTGGCCAAGTACGCACACCAGTTCCCCGCGCTGACCCTGTTCACCATCGACGAGGCTTTTGGCGGCTGGACCAACGCCACTCGCGTGCACTTTGCCGAAGGGGCGCTGTTCGATCAGATTTTTACGCTGCGGCGCTGA
- the flhC gene encoding flagellar transcriptional regulator FlhC produces MSTATKSLVTESKDIERAVALIHLGARLQVLESETDLSYEKLLRLYKEVAGKSPSKGQLPFSTDWFLSWQPNIHASLYANIAEYLDKTVSLDSIEVVMKAYKLYAEQMQLCGIEPLLSVTRAWRLSKFMAANMLVRTRCTCCGGHFVTDPYENSRYFVCGLCKPPARAGKGRAAGGLRLE; encoded by the coding sequence TTGAGCACCGCCACCAAAAGCCTGGTCACTGAGAGCAAAGACATCGAACGCGCCGTGGCGCTGATCCACCTCGGGGCGCGCTTGCAGGTGCTCGAGAGCGAGACCGATTTGTCTTACGAAAAACTGCTGCGCCTGTACAAAGAGGTGGCGGGCAAGTCGCCCAGCAAGGGGCAGTTGCCGTTTTCCACCGACTGGTTTTTGAGCTGGCAGCCCAATATCCACGCCTCGCTCTACGCCAACATCGCCGAATACCTGGACAAAACGGTATCGCTCGATTCGATCGAGGTGGTGATGAAGGCCTACAAACTCTACGCCGAGCAGATGCAGCTCTGCGGCATCGAGCCGCTGCTGAGCGTCACCCGCGCCTGGCGCCTGAGCAAGTTCATGGCCGCCAACATGCTGGTGCGCACCCGCTGCACCTGCTGCGGTGGGCATTTCGTGACCGACCCCTACGAGAACTCCCGCTACTTTGTGTGCGGCCTGTGCAAGCCACCGGCGCGTGCGGGCAAGGGCCGGGCGGCGGGCGGGCTGCGGCTGGAGTGA
- the flhD gene encoding flagellar transcriptional regulator FlhD, whose translation MLEQIREINLTYLMLAQQLIRHDMAEAVFRLGVSEESAELIAALSPAQVLKLASSNTLLCRMRADENMVWALLTSRHSPQRSGNDTTQQLHASILMAGRLASA comes from the coding sequence ATGCTGGAGCAAATTCGAGAAATCAACCTCACCTATTTGATGCTGGCGCAGCAGTTGATTCGCCACGACATGGCGGAGGCGGTCTTTCGCCTCGGGGTGAGCGAGGAATCGGCCGAGCTGATCGCCGCGCTCTCACCGGCGCAGGTGCTCAAGCTGGCCAGCAGCAACACCCTGCTGTGCCGCATGCGCGCCGACGAAAACATGGTCTGGGCCCTGCTCACCAGCCGCCACAGCCCGCAGCGCAGCGGCAACGACACCACGCAGCAGCTGCACGCCAGCATCCTCATGGCGGGCCGGCTGGCCAGCGCCTGA
- a CDS encoding cob(I)yrinic acid a,c-diamide adenosyltransferase produces MGNRLSQIATRTGDAGTTGLGNNQRVSKSSLRIHAMGEVDELNSQLGLLLCEPLPQDVRALLDAIQHQLFNLGGELSIPGYELLQGAAVLELDQALAHYNAQLPPLQEFILPAGCRAAAQAHVCRTVARRAERQLVALGNEEALHEAPRQYLNRLSDLLFVLARVLNRAAGGDDVYWRSTRLQRTEPEPEPPQA; encoded by the coding sequence ATGGGCAACCGCCTGAGCCAGATCGCCACCCGCACCGGCGACGCCGGCACCACCGGGCTGGGCAACAACCAGCGCGTGAGCAAGAGCAGCTTGCGCATCCACGCCATGGGCGAGGTCGATGAGCTCAACTCCCAGCTCGGGCTGCTGCTGTGCGAGCCGCTGCCGCAAGATGTGCGCGCGCTGCTCGATGCCATCCAGCACCAGTTGTTCAACCTGGGCGGCGAGCTCAGCATCCCCGGCTACGAGCTGCTGCAAGGCGCGGCGGTGCTGGAGCTGGACCAGGCGCTGGCGCACTACAACGCCCAGTTGCCGCCGCTGCAAGAGTTCATCCTGCCCGCCGGCTGCCGCGCTGCCGCGCAGGCGCACGTGTGCCGCACCGTGGCGCGCCGCGCCGAGCGCCAACTGGTGGCGCTGGGCAACGAAGAAGCCCTGCACGAGGCCCCGCGCCAGTACCTCAACCGCCTGAGCGATTTGCTGTTCGTGCTGGCGCGCGTGCTCAACCGCGCCGCCGGGGGCGACGATGTGTACTGGCGCAGCACCCGGCTGCAGCGCACAGAGCCCGAGCCCGAGCCGCCGCAGGCCTAG
- a CDS encoding PAS domain-containing methyl-accepting chemotaxis protein — translation MRNNQPITQTEIVLRDDASIVSTTDLQGHITYCNAYFVEISGYAPHELLGAPHNILRHPDMPPAAYADMWATLKSGLPWTGLVKNRTKTGDYYWVQANVTPVYERGQPTGYMSVRTKPGRALVQQAEQTYQELRAGNPRRLRIQRGRVLTPTQQLLQRFDLQAQLKTAYLLALSCMLLLGLQALDLLGGAGLGVALAGAGCASLVWAMWLMSQRVLAPLRQITGQARILAGGDLTQTMPSAGEDPVGQLQNALRQTNINLRSIIGDVRQNFEAIRLETSQLAAGNKDLSNRTEAQAASLEQTAASMEQLNATVAQSAGNAEQANALASQATQAAQESGQVVASAVQTMQGVNRSSRKIGDIIGVIDGIAFQTNILALNAAVEAARAGESGRGFAVVASEVRALAQRSAAAAKEIKTLITESLDQANTGLTLTTRAGA, via the coding sequence ATGCGCAACAACCAGCCCATTACCCAAACCGAAATCGTCCTGCGCGACGATGCCTCCATCGTTTCCACAACCGATTTGCAAGGCCACATCACCTACTGCAACGCGTATTTCGTCGAAATCAGCGGCTATGCGCCCCATGAGCTGCTGGGCGCCCCACACAACATCCTGCGCCACCCCGACATGCCCCCAGCGGCTTATGCCGACATGTGGGCCACCCTCAAGAGCGGCCTTCCGTGGACCGGGCTGGTAAAAAACCGCACCAAAACGGGCGACTACTACTGGGTCCAAGCCAATGTCACCCCGGTGTACGAGCGCGGCCAGCCTACGGGTTATATGTCGGTGCGAACCAAGCCCGGGCGCGCCTTGGTGCAGCAAGCCGAGCAGACCTACCAAGAGCTGCGTGCGGGCAACCCACGCCGGCTGCGCATCCAGCGCGGGCGCGTGCTCACACCCACCCAGCAGCTGTTGCAGCGCTTTGACCTGCAGGCGCAGCTCAAAACCGCATACCTGTTGGCCCTGAGCTGCATGCTGCTGTTGGGCCTGCAAGCGCTGGACCTGCTCGGCGGCGCTGGGCTGGGTGTGGCGCTGGCTGGCGCAGGGTGTGCCAGCTTGGTTTGGGCCATGTGGCTGATGAGCCAGCGCGTCTTGGCCCCACTGCGGCAGATCACGGGCCAGGCTCGGATTTTGGCCGGCGGGGATTTGACTCAAACCATGCCATCAGCGGGCGAAGACCCCGTGGGGCAGTTGCAAAACGCGTTGCGCCAAACCAACATCAACCTGCGCAGCATCATCGGCGATGTGCGCCAAAACTTCGAGGCCATCCGCCTCGAGACGAGCCAACTGGCTGCGGGCAATAAGGACCTTTCCAACCGCACCGAAGCCCAAGCCGCCAGCCTGGAGCAAACCGCCGCCAGCATGGAGCAACTCAACGCCACCGTGGCACAAAGCGCCGGCAACGCCGAACAGGCCAACGCCTTGGCCAGTCAAGCCACGCAGGCCGCCCAAGAGAGCGGCCAGGTGGTGGCCAGCGCGGTGCAAACCATGCAAGGCGTCAACCGGTCGTCGCGCAAGATTGGCGACATCATCGGGGTGATCGACGGCATTGCCTTCCAGACCAATATTTTGGCGCTCAACGCCGCCGTCGAAGCGGCCCGCGCCGGCGAGTCGGGGCGCGGCTTTGCGGTCGTGGCCAGCGAAGTGCGGGCCTTGGCGCAGCGCAGCGCGGCCGCCGCCAAAGAGATCAAAACCCTGATTACCGAGTCACTGGACCAAGCCAATACCGGTTTGACGCTCACCACTCGCGCAGGCGCGTAG